The Campylobacter concisus genome segment AAATTTAGGTGCAAATTTAAAAGATATGGGGCTTGAGATTTGGCAGGTTTTTAGCGTGAAAGATAGCTTGCCAGAGGTTGATTTTAAGCATTTTGACATGGCACTTTTTGACTGCAAGGGCGAAAATGCCGGCGGAAACGGCACTAGCTTTGAGTGGGAAATTTTAAAAGAGGTTAAATTTAAATTTGGCATGGCTGGGGGCATAGGCGAGCACAACATCAAAGAGGCGCTGAAATTTAGGCCATATTTAGTCGACATCAACTCCAAAGTCGAGGACGAAAACGGCATAAAAGATGCGCAAAAGATAGAGAGAATTTTAAAGATCATAGGTGAGGTAGAAAATGAACACTAAAGCATATTTTGGAAAATTTGGCGGGCAGTTTGTGCCTGAGACGGTGATGTTTGCTCTTGATGAGCTAGAAAACGCCTATGCCAGTATCGCAAAAACAAAAGAGTTTAAAGACGAGCTTGATGATCTGCTTAAAAATTATGTGGGTAGGCCTAGTCCGCTCTTTTTCGCAAAGCGCCTAAGCGAGCACTACGGACATGAAATTTACCTAAAAAGAGAGGATCTAAACCACACTGGCGCGCATAAGATAAACAACGCCCTAGCTCAAGCGTTGCTTGCTAAAAAAATGGGTAAAAAGAAAATTTTAGCTGAGACTGGAGCTGGACAGCATGGCGTGGCGACAGCGACTGCAGCGGCACTTTTGGGCTTAGAGTGTGATGTCTATATGGGCGCAACAGACGTTGCTAGGCAGCAGCTAAATGCCTTTCGTATGCAGCTTCTTGGAGCAAAGGTGGTGAGCGTTGAAGACGGGCTAAAAACGCTAAAAGAGGCGACTACGGCGGCCATACAAGCGTGGGTAAACGAGATAGAGAGCGCATTTTACGTCATTGGCTCAGCCGTTGGCCCGCATCCGTATCCAAAGATCGTGCGCGACTTCCAAAGCGTGATTGGCACAGAGGCCAAAGCTCAGCTTGCAGACTACGGCAAAAAGGCTGACTACGCCATCGCCTGCGTTGGTGGAGGTAGTAATGCTATTGGAATTTTTAGTGCATTTTTGGACGATGAGAGTGTAAATTTAGTAGGTATCGAGGCTGGCGGTCTTGGTATAGAGACGCCTTATCACGCAGCTACGCTTAGCAAAGGCAAAACCGGCATCATCCACGGCATGAAAACGACGGTCTTGCAAGATGAATACGGCATGATCTCACCAGTTCACAGCATCTCAGCAGGCCTAGACTACCCAGGCATCGGCCCAGAGCACGCCCACCTAAACGACATTAAAAGGGTAAAATACGAAGCTGTAACTGACGATGAGTGCATAAACGCTCTTTATTTCTTAAGCAAGATGGAGGGCATCATTCCAGCCATCGAGAGTGCGCATGCACTAGCGTATCTAGAGAAGCTTTGCCCAAAACTTGATAAAAAAAGCGTCATAGTCGTAAATGTCTCAGGTAGGGGCGATAAGGACATAAATACGGTTATCGGCTACGAAAAAGGAAAAATTTATGGATAAGATCAAAAGTGCATTTAACGGCAAAAAGGCAAACATCGGCTACATCGTGGCTGGATATCCAAGCTTAGAAAAAACGAAGGAATTTTTAGAAAATTTAGATGATAGCACGCTTGATCTAGTTGAGATCGGCATCCCTTACTCTGATCCGCTGGCTGATGGTAAACTCATAGCGCAAGCTAGCTTTGAGACGGTGCAAAACGGCGTAAATACGGACATTGTCTTTGATATGCTTGAGAGTTGCAAGGCAAAAGTGACAAAGCCACTTATATTTTTGGTTTATTACAACATCATCTTTGCTTATGGTGTTGATAAATTTCTAAAAAGATCAGTTGAGGCTGGAGTTAGCGGCTTTATCGTTCCGGATCTGCCTTGCGAGGAGTGCGAGGAATTTGCTCTAAAGTGCAAGGAGCTAAATTTATGCCTCGTGCCACTTATCAGCGTCACATCTGGTAGTAGAGCGGATGGAATTTTAAAATTTGGCTCAGGATTTATCTACGCTCTTGGCGCAATCGGCGTTAGCGGTTCAAAAAGGGCTGATGAAGATAGGATAAAAAATTTGGTCCTAGAGCTTAAGAAAAAGAGCGATCTGCCAGTAGCTGTGGGCTTTGGTATAAAAAACAAAGATGATGTTAATGAGGTAAAAAAATATGCTGACGGAGCGATAATAGGTACTCAAATAGTTAAGCTTTGTGCCGAATTTAGCGGTGAAAAGCTAGTAAAAGAGATAGATAAACTCTTTTAAAATGCTTAATAAATTTATAGCTAATTTAGTAAAGCCAAAGTATAATTGAAAATGCATTTCAAGTCTTAAGGAAGAGATATGAGAAAAGTTATAGATGAAGCTACAAGCTATCTTTGCAAGGATACTTTAGGGCTGGATTTAGAGTTTGGTAAGAGTCTGGGCAAAGGATTTTACGGAGCTAGCATACCAGTCTATAAGGGCAAAAGCGAGTATTATTTTTACCTATTTTTTAAAAAAGATACTTTGAAAATTTTCATGAATGCCTTTTTTGGTCACGAAGATGTTGATGGTGGCGATTTAGACGATCTTTGCAAAGAGATAGCCAATCAGATCATTGGCAAAGCTAAAAATTTACTAAATGAAAAAGAGCCAAATACTTATAAACTTGGGACACCTGAATTTTTAGGTGAAGTTGAAAATTTTGGTATCAAACTAAAAGAGAAATTTGTATATAAAATAAAAAATAGAACATTTCAAATAGGCTACGACATACAATGAACGACGAGAGTGCGATAGAGACGCTAGAGCAGCTAGGGCTTTTTAAGAGCTATGATGAGCTTATGGATATAAGCGTTGATTTTATAGCTGAGCTAGGAACTACCACGGTTAGTATAAATGAGCTTTTGAAATTTGAAGCTGGCTCGGTTATAGACCTCGAAAAGCCAGCTGGTGAGAGCGTAGAGCTATATATAAATAATAGAATTTTTGGAAAAGGCGAAGTAATGGTTTATGAGAAAAATTTAGCCATCAGGATAAATGAAATTTTGGATTCAAAGTCAGTTATTCAGTACTTCAAAAAAGAACTTTTATGAAATTTATACTATTTTTCTTACTTTTTGCAACTCAAATTTTAGCTTCAAACCTATTAACTTACAATATCTATGAACGTGCTGATAGAGTCGATATTATGCTTAGCTTTGATGCACCTTATGAAGGAAATATCTTTCAAAAGCGCGAAAAGGACACAACATCTTTGATATTAAATTCGCTAAATTACGATCAAAGTGCCAGCAAAGATATAAACTCAAAGATTATTCAAGAGCTTGAGATAGAGCCAAAGCAAAACTCGCTTGTCTTAAATTTGCGCTCAAATGATGCTATTATCGTAAATGCTTCAAAGACGACTGATAGTTTTGGGCTCCGCATTCGTGTAACTCTAAAAAATGCAAAACCTCAAATACAAAATATGCCTCAAGCTAGTGCAAAAATAGAGAGCCCTAGCACTCCAAAGATAGATGAAGAGCCTATGTTAAATATAGACTCAAGGTATTTTATAGTCTTAAGTGTGCTTATTGCGCTTCTTGTATTTTTATATGTATTTAAAAGATATATTACTTCAAAGAGTAGTGATTTTAGCGGGTTTAAAACACCTAGAAATCAGTCTCAAAATGATACAAAATCAATGAACTGGCTACTTAAAAATCAAAATAGTAACGTCAATATAATATATGAAAAGTATCTTGATCGCACTAATAAACTAATGCTATTAAGCTATGAAAATAGACGTTATTTAGTGATAGTCGGTAGCTCAAATGTAATGCTTGATAGCTTTGGTGAAGACAAGATACAAAATGAGCAAGATTTTGCTATATTTTTTGAAGAGAACAAGAAAAAACTAAGCTCATTTTTGGAAGAGCGAAAAAATAGTTTAAGTAACTATAAAGATAAAATGAGCGGAGAATTTTAGTAGTTTTAGCTAAAATTCTCGTCCAATTTAAATTTTTAGCGTTAAAGCTAGTTTCAAAATTTATACAAACGAAATAGCAAAAATTTCAGGTTTTGTGATCTTTTTTATCTCTTCTTTTGCCATAGCAAATTCTTTTGCACCTTCTATTTTTAACGTGTGCCCACTAAATTCGAAGTTTAAATTTAGCCTTTCACAGGTTAGATCAAGTGCCTTTGCTAGTGAGAGTATAAAACTTAGCCATCTTATACACTCGGCTTTTGGAAGTAAATTTTTATATCGCTCAAATTCATAGATGTTTTTCTTTCCGTTTGTGCCAATTACTACTGCAATCAATGCTTTTTGTTCATGCGAAAAGCCATAATTTAAGGCATTTAGGACTATATAGGCTGAGTTTTTATGATCGCCATAAAAGCCAATCTCTTGACCGACATTGTGAAGTTTTGTAGCAACTAAAAGTACTTCAAGATAGTTATCGCTTAGACCATGAAGCTTTTTTAATACCATAAATATATCTTTTGCATATCTTGTGACCGATTTATTGCATGATAATATAAAACGATCTTGCAAACTTTTGATACTTGGATTAAAATTTTGCGGAAATTTAATGCTAGGGCGTAAAAAATCTTTTAAGAACACTCCCTCTCTTACGCCAACCCCACTTGTTATAATATTTTTGGCATTTAGAGCTTCGGCAAGGGCTAAAAAGATATGTGCGCCTTCTCTAATGGTGTCGTATCTATCTTTTTTAATAGGAAATTTATTTAGCTCAAGCACGCTAACATTTGCAATACTCTCGATGTAGGCTTGCTCGTCGCTAAGCTTATAGCAAAAGCCATGCAGTGATGAGAGTGGATATAAATTTTTGCTCATTATAGCAGATGATATCGCTCTAAGAGAGCCACCAATAGCGATTATATTTTGGCATTTAAATCGCTCATCTATCTGTTTTGTAACTTGTTCTAAAAATTTTGGCAACTTATTTAAGTTTTTCTTATCAAAAAAAAGCTCTTTTAACCTAACTGTACCAATGTCAAGTGAGAGCGTATCTATTATTTTGCCTTTGCTTATTCTGGCAAGCTCAGTTGATCCGCCACCGATATCAATAGTGACGCATTCAGCGATGTTATGGAGCAAATTCTTGGCCGCGATTGCACCAAAAGTAGCCTCTTCTTTGCCGTCTATGACTTTTAAATTTATGCCAAGTTTTTTTCTTAAAAGAGAAATCAAAACATTTGCGTTTGGAGCATCCCTAAGCGCTGAAGTACCAACACATAAGACTTTATTGCATTTGTAGCTTTTTATGATATTTGAAAATTCTCTAAAAGCCTTTAGCGCTTTTTTCATTGAGCTTTCGGATATTTCATTGTTTGAGCCATATCCGCCTTCACCTAGGCGAACCTTTGTTTTATATTCAGCTAGTATAAAAAATGCTAAGCGTGACGTTCTCTCAAATATCGCCATTCGCATGGAATTTGAGCCAAGATCGATTACTGCGGTTCTCTTTGCCATTTTTATCCTTTTATATTTAAAACTAGGCTTGCGACTGCACCGCTTCTATCGTTTCTATTTTTAATGTCTACTTCGCCACCAAGAGCCTGTGCTGCACCTTTAGCTAGAAACAACCCAAGCCCAGCACCACCTTTGTCGCCATATCTTTTAAATGGAGCAAATAAATCTTTACTCTCATCTATGCCTATTCCTTCATCTATTACTTCGATAATAAATTTATTTTTTATAAGCTTAGAGCTAATCGTAATGGTGCTATTTTTTGGTGAAAATTTAATGGCATTTTGAACAAAATTTTGCACAATGTGAGTTAGCAAGCTAGTTTGTATTTTTAGATTTAAAATTTCTGGTTTTAGGTCCAGTTTTATATTTTTTTCATCATTTTTTGCAAGTATCTCATAGTTTTTCACAAGTTTTTTTAAAAATCCTATGACATCGGTATTCACTGGCTCTTCAAACTGAGCTCCTTCTTGACGGCCGATCTCAAGTATAGAACTTATCATCGCGTTCATGCCGTTTATAGCTTCATTGTTTGATTTTAGAGCTTCGATATATTTTTCACTCTCGCGTGGCTTTAAAAGCGTAACTTCATTTTTTGTTTTCATTACGGCCAGCGGTGTTTTTAACTCATGTGCCACGCCTACAAAAAGCTCTTTTTGGTATAAGACAAATGTTTGGATACGAGAGATTAGCCTATTTATGCTCTGTCCAAGTGGTAAAAACTCATCTGGTAGACTTTTTATATCGATCTCATGAAGAAATTTTTCATCTAAATTTGCAAGCTTATGACTCAAAATTTTTATAGGTATTAAAAGCATTCTTGATAAAAATAGTGCATAAAAAAGTACCAAAAGTATCGCTGATACATTTACGATTATAATATCTATAAAAATTTCTTCTACTATATGGGCTTGAAGAGTAGTATCTTTTTCTAGGCTTAAATAACTGCTTTCATCAAGTTTTGTTATTAAAAAAGTTTTACTCTGATCCTTTGATTTTCGTGTTACGATATATGTTTCTTTATCTTGTGGCTCGTCTGTTTTTATCGTTGCTAGAGTTTTATTTGGATTTTCTATCGTAAATGTTTTTGAATTTAAAGGATTGAAATTTTGAGGATTTTTTTTATAAGCTTCGGCTTGATAGTTTAGCTCATTAACGACACTTTGAAAAACGGTAACCCTTATATAGTGATAAAGCATTACCGAAATAACTACAATTAGCATCATAGCACCAGATGCTAATTGTAGTATAAATCTATTCCTTAGGCTTTTTTGGGAAAACAAAATCTATATCCGCGTCTTCTAACAGTTTCAATTGTTGAAATATTTAGTGGTTTGTCCATTTTTTGGCGGATTTGGTTGATAGCGACTTCAATGACGTTTGGAGTGACGAGCTCTGGCTCTTCCCAGATAGCATCAAGCAGTTGCTCTTTAGATACGATCTGATCTGAGTGTCTTGCAAGATGAGTTAAGACTTCAAAAGGTTTACCTTTAAGCTCAATATCACGACCCAAATATGTGATTTTTTCTTCATCTGGATTGATGATGAGCTCATCAATTTTTATAATATTTGTGCCGCCAAAGCGTAGTCTAGCTTCAAGTCTAGCTACTAGGATATCAAAATCAAATGGTTTTTTGATATAGTCATCAGCACCAGCTCTAAGTGCTTTTATTTCGCTTTCTTTGTCATCTTTTGCAGAAAGAACTACAACTGAAGTGCGTGGAGATTTATGTTTGATGATGTTTATAAGATCTATGCCATCGCCATCTTGAAGCATCCAATCAGTCAAAACTAGATCGTAATTTCTGATACCTATATAGTACTCAGCATCTTTAAAATTTTCAGAGCTATCAGTTTGATAGCCAAACTCTTGCAAGCCCTCAGCAATCGTCTTATTTAGCGTCACTTCATCTTCAACTATTAAAATACGCATTTTGCTTCCTTAAACTAAAATTTATGGGCGATTGTATCATAAATTAAGCAATATTTCAAGATAGTTTAATAAATTTTTAAAAAATAGTGTTTATTTTTGCTCCAACAACCGCATTTGGTAAAATTTCAGTTTTTAAAATTTCCATTTTAAGGCTAGTTAGTGAGCTAAATTTCTCTTTTAATGCTTTGCTGGTTTCTTCAAGCGACTCTTCAACGCTTTGAAACTGTCTTTCATTATAAAAATTTTTAACAAAGTCAATAATTAAAACATAATCAATAAAACTAGTTGAGCAAATTTCTAGATTCATTTGCACCTCTTGCTTAGCGACTCGCTCAAAATCAAGCATTCCAATGATCGTTTCAAATTTATAATCTTTAATGATCGTCGTCATCTCGCTTTTCATACGACTTTTTTCTCCTTGCCAGATATTAAGCGAACGATATTTGGTATGTGTTTATAAACCACCAAAAATGCGATGATTAGTATCGGAGCGTGTGTATAGATTTCATCTAACTCTGGGTGGATTATAAAGCTTGATGCTATGAGAGCTATCAACGCACAAAGTGAAGCAAGAGAGCTAATTTTTAAAAATTTTCCGACCACAAACCAAACAGCTAGAGCAATAATGATCTCAACTGGTAAGAAAAATGCGATCACTCCAGCTCCAGTTGCCACGCCTTTGCCGCCTTGAAAGCCCAAAAATATAGAAAAACAATGTCCAGCCACGCTTAAAACCGCCATCGTCCAAAGTACACTTTGGCTAGCTCCTAAATATGAAGCGACAATAAGTGGCAAAACTCCTTTTAAAACATCACAAACTATCGTTAAAATGGCTAGTTTTTTGGCTAGTTTTGGATCTTTTTGTTTTAAAACTCTTAAAACATTTGTCGCACCGATGCTCTTGCTGCCTTCGTTTTTTATATCAACATGCCCAAAAATTTTTGCAAGAATGAGACCAGATGGAATACTTCCAAGTAAATAACTAATGGCATAAAGTATTAAATTTTGCATATTTTACCTTTTAAATTTAAAGAGAAATGATATTAAAAAAATACTAATTTTTTTATAAATCATCTCCACAGAAGCACGATTTTTTCGTCGTAGATGTCGCTTTTCTTTGGCGAAATTGGCGTTTCGTTTATCGTGATGTTTTGAACATCATTCGCCTCTTTTAGTGCATCGCACTCTTGTGCAAATTTCTCCTCAAGCTCGCTTATGGCTAAGCTTATATCATTTACGCTTTGCTCGCTAAGCTTGACGTCACTTCGCTCTTTTAAGACTCTATTTGCACTTCTTGCACTCGATGCGATTTTACCCGCATTTTGACGAGATAAAAGCTTGTTGCCAAATATCGCTCCAAGTATGCTAGCGCTTATATTTATGGCAGCATCAAGCCCACTTGTGGTCATCTCTTTTTGCTCTTTATCAAGCTTTGCTAGAGCCTTGTTTAGCTTGTCTTGTAAGCTTTTTCGCTCTTTTTCAAATTTAGCTGTGAGTTTTGCAGTTTGTTCTTCTAAAATTTCATTGCACCTATCTTGAAGTCTGATATAAAACTGCTCCTTTGTTTCATTGTTTTTTGAATAAATTCTCAATGCTTCAAAGATATTAAATTTAAAATTTCTATACAGATACTCTTTAAAATCTTTTTGGATATTGTCAAAATTTTTAGCTTTTAAGATGAAATTTGGCACAGCTGCAAAGCTTGCGTCACTTGGCTCATTTCCGCTTGCATCAACGTGCAAACCTTCACTAGCCTCGCTCCAGTTTGGCTCATTATCATTTTCGCTTAGTTCATAAAGATAGCCTACTTCATAAACGCTATCGATATCTTTTTTGGTGTCATAAATTCTTATCTTTGCGCTTGCTAGTAAATTTGGCGTGAGGCTTTTTGAGTTAGCATAAAGCTGCGTGATCTCATTTGAGATTATGGGCTTTATGCTAAATTCCATCTCGCTTTTATCGATCCTTGTATCAGATAAATTTTCTTTTTGCTCTTTCATCAAATTTGAAATTTGTTCGCGACTAAGCGGGCCTTTTAGATAGCTAAGTGCCCAGCGTGTAGAGATGACGTTTAAGCCGTCCTCATTTATATTTTTGAGTAAGAAATTCCTCTTTGCCAAATTTGATATGAGGCTTTCTAGTGAGGCTTTATCTAAGCTTGAGCCAGAGATACCACTTAGTCCGTCGATCACACGGGCTTTATCCTGCGCTGTTTGGAGGCGGCCGATAAACCAAGTGCCTATGTTGCTAAGGCCTTTGTAGTCAAGATCGACCGGGTTTTGCGTACTTAAGACGCAGCCAAGACCAAATGCACGAGCTTGTTTTAAGAGCGTAAGCATAGGCGTTTTTGACGGTGGGTTTGCATTTGGTGGGAAGAAGCCAAAAATTTCGTCCATATAAAGGATCGCTCTAAGTGAGCTTGTGCCCTCGGTGCCGCGCATCCACGCGATAATCTCATTTAGTAAAAGGGTAACAAAAAACATCCTCTCAGCATCATTTAGGTGTGAGATTGTAAAGATATTGCACTTTGCTTTGCCGTTTTCGTCAAATAGCATCTTTGAAATTTCTAGTCTAACGCCTTGAATCCAGCCTTTAAAACTTGGGCTTGCGATAAGTGCGTTTATCTTCATGGCAAGCTTTAGGCGTTCACTGCTTGGATAGAAGGTATCCACGTCAAAGACACCTATCTTTTTAAAAGGTGGATTTGCGATGAAATTTATAAGCTCTTCGATGCTGACGTCTTTTTGCTCTTTAAATTTAGTATCAAATATGGTTGAGATGAGTAGCTGTTCTTTTGAATTCATGTCCTCGGAATTTATACCTACAAGAGATAATACTGAGGCTGCAAGCGAATTTATATAGTTGCTAAAAATTTCTTCATCAGTGATATTTGGGCAAGCAAAGTCACTAAGTAGCGCCACGCCTATACCAGCTGAGCTTTTTGGTGTGTAGATGTTAAAGTTTGCGCTTTCTTTTAAAATTTTTACTCGCTCAAGATCTTGAAAGCTTGACTCTATGCCGTTTCTCCAAAGCTCGGCTTGAGAGGTGGCAAATTCCTCTACGCTTTGACCTTTATTGGTTGCTTCTGCTTCATCTATGTATGGTAAAAAATCCTCCGGCCTCATCTGCGGAAAGGTTAGAGCTAAATTTGTGATGTCGCCCTTTGGATCGATGATGATAGAAGGTATATTGTCTATGCATGCCTCTTCTAAAAGCGTGATACCAAGGCCTGTTTTACCGCTACCTGTCATACCTATGATAGCTGCGTGGGTGGTTAGATCCTTATTTTTATAAAAAAATGGCTCTTTGTCTTTTAGTCCGATATAAAAAAGTTTTAAATTTTCTTGTATTGTTTTCACTAGCTGCCTTATTCGTATAAATTTATACGTGAGCGAAGCTCGTCAAGTGTCTCTTTTATGCGCTTTTGCGTAAAATCTTTTATCGTTTCATCATCATCGATAAGCTTCATACAGTATCTAATGTAGCCTTTATATGCCAGCTCTGTAACAAGTCTTAGTTTTAAAGTCACGTTTTTTACTTTATCTGGCGCAATTAAGATTTCAAAGGTCGCTTCTAGCTCTTCTCCATCTTGAAAATTTGTAGTTTGCGGGCTTAATACGCTTATGCCACCCTCAGAAACATCATAAAGGCTACCTTCGATCTTGTCTTGCTTTCCTTTGATAATAGTTTTGGTGAAACGATTTGGCAAGATACGTTGGAATTTTCTTTTATATGCGTACATCGTCGTATTTCGTAAGAAATTTGAAAGAGTGACGCCTTTATTGACTATATTGTAATTAACAATATCAGCACATAATGGCTTTGAGAAAAAGCTATTGGGCAAAATAAAACCTTTGCCGTCTTGTTTCATAGCTAAAATTTGCATCATATCCACGCGAAAAACGACACTATCTTCTTTAACTTCTAAAATTTCAGCCTCATATTTTATATTTAATCCATCATATAAATTTAAAAGCTCTGGCCTTACCTTGGCTTTTTTCATACGAGTGAATGTATTGATCGGATCTTCATAAAAAAATGTTCCGGTTTCGATCATATCTTTTACATTTGTTTCTTGCTGGTCTTTGGCACCACATAAAATTTCTTTGATTCTTGAAACAGCATTTACGAAATAACCTACGAAGGCACTGTTGTCGCAAGAGTGACTGAAATTTAAGGTCAAATTTAAAAGTAGGAAATTTATTAATTCGTCTCTTGCGTTTGATTTTGGTATTAGATTATTTAAATCATCTTGTAGCTGCGTAGCATTTGGCTTTTGAATAAGCAGTGTATCAAAGATATTTTCAAGACAAATTTTTACCTGATCGTGCGGCACGATAAATGTTAGTTGCCTACAAAATTTTATACCGTCATCGATAAATTTATCTCTTAATTTAAGTATGCTGTCTTCGCAATTTATTACAAGCTCTTGCCTGCCTTTAAAATCCATGTAGTCTCCGGAATGTTATTGATTAAAGCCAAGGCTATGATATAAAAAGTTATATTAAAAAAGTATTTAAATTTATTTGGGGGAGAAATTTCTAGGTAAAGATACCTAGAAATTTCTATTGATTATAGTTTGCCTTCGTTGTGTGAAAGGTAGTCGGCAACACCTTCAGTGCTTGGTTTCATGCCAGCATCACCTTTGTTCCAGCCAGCCGGACAAACTTCGCCGTGCTCATTTGTAAATAACATAGTATCTACCATTCTGATCATCTCGTCGATGTTTCTACCAAGCGGTAGGTCGTTTATAACTGCGTGGCGAACTGTGCCATCTTTGTCAAGTAGAAATGATCCGCGAAGCGCTACACCAGCGTCTTCTAGAAGTACG includes the following:
- the trpB gene encoding tryptophan synthase subunit beta; its protein translation is MNTKAYFGKFGGQFVPETVMFALDELENAYASIAKTKEFKDELDDLLKNYVGRPSPLFFAKRLSEHYGHEIYLKREDLNHTGAHKINNALAQALLAKKMGKKKILAETGAGQHGVATATAAALLGLECDVYMGATDVARQQLNAFRMQLLGAKVVSVEDGLKTLKEATTAAIQAWVNEIESAFYVIGSAVGPHPYPKIVRDFQSVIGTEAKAQLADYGKKADYAIACVGGGSNAIGIFSAFLDDESVNLVGIEAGGLGIETPYHAATLSKGKTGIIHGMKTTVLQDEYGMISPVHSISAGLDYPGIGPEHAHLNDIKRVKYEAVTDDECINALYFLSKMEGIIPAIESAHALAYLEKLCPKLDKKSVIVVNVSGRGDKDINTVIGYEKGKIYG
- the fliN gene encoding flagellar motor switch protein FliN translates to MNDESAIETLEQLGLFKSYDELMDISVDFIAELGTTTVSINELLKFEAGSVIDLEKPAGESVELYINNRIFGKGEVMVYEKNLAIRINEILDSKSVIQYFKKELL
- a CDS encoding excinuclease ABC subunit A, yielding MKFILFFLLFATQILASNLLTYNIYERADRVDIMLSFDAPYEGNIFQKREKDTTSLILNSLNYDQSASKDINSKIIQELEIEPKQNSLVLNLRSNDAIIVNASKTTDSFGLRIRVTLKNAKPQIQNMPQASAKIESPSTPKIDEEPMLNIDSRYFIVLSVLIALLVFLYVFKRYITSKSSDFSGFKTPRNQSQNDTKSMNWLLKNQNSNVNIIYEKYLDRTNKLMLLSYENRRYLVIVGSSNVMLDSFGEDKIQNEQDFAIFFEENKKKLSSFLEERKNSLSNYKDKMSGEF
- a CDS encoding Ppx/GppA phosphatase family protein; protein product: MAKRTAVIDLGSNSMRMAIFERTSRLAFFILAEYKTKVRLGEGGYGSNNEISESSMKKALKAFREFSNIIKSYKCNKVLCVGTSALRDAPNANVLISLLRKKLGINLKVIDGKEEATFGAIAAKNLLHNIAECVTIDIGGGSTELARISKGKIIDTLSLDIGTVRLKELFFDKKNLNKLPKFLEQVTKQIDERFKCQNIIAIGGSLRAISSAIMSKNLYPLSSLHGFCYKLSDEQAYIESIANVSVLELNKFPIKKDRYDTIREGAHIFLALAEALNAKNIITSGVGVREGVFLKDFLRPSIKFPQNFNPSIKSLQDRFILSCNKSVTRYAKDIFMVLKKLHGLSDNYLEVLLVATKLHNVGQEIGFYGDHKNSAYIVLNALNYGFSHEQKALIAVVIGTNGKKNIYEFERYKNLLPKAECIRWLSFILSLAKALDLTCERLNLNFEFSGHTLKIEGAKEFAMAKEEIKKITKPEIFAISFV
- the trpA gene encoding tryptophan synthase subunit alpha; translation: MDKIKSAFNGKKANIGYIVAGYPSLEKTKEFLENLDDSTLDLVEIGIPYSDPLADGKLIAQASFETVQNGVNTDIVFDMLESCKAKVTKPLIFLVYYNIIFAYGVDKFLKRSVEAGVSGFIVPDLPCEECEEFALKCKELNLCLVPLISVTSGSRADGILKFGSGFIYALGAIGVSGSKRADEDRIKNLVLELKKKSDLPVAVGFGIKNKDDVNEVKKYADGAIIGTQIVKLCAEFSGEKLVKEIDKLF
- a CDS encoding sensor histidine kinase is translated as MLIVVISVMLYHYIRVTVFQSVVNELNYQAEAYKKNPQNFNPLNSKTFTIENPNKTLATIKTDEPQDKETYIVTRKSKDQSKTFLITKLDESSYLSLEKDTTLQAHIVEEIFIDIIIVNVSAILLVLFYALFLSRMLLIPIKILSHKLANLDEKFLHEIDIKSLPDEFLPLGQSINRLISRIQTFVLYQKELFVGVAHELKTPLAVMKTKNEVTLLKPRESEKYIEALKSNNEAINGMNAMISSILEIGRQEGAQFEEPVNTDVIGFLKKLVKNYEILAKNDEKNIKLDLKPEILNLKIQTSLLTHIVQNFVQNAIKFSPKNSTITISSKLIKNKFIIEVIDEGIGIDESKDLFAPFKRYGDKGGAGLGLFLAKGAAQALGGEVDIKNRNDRSGAVASLVLNIKG
- a CDS encoding dihydroneopterin aldolase, yielding MKSEMTTIIKDYKFETIIGMLDFERVAKQEVQMNLEICSTSFIDYVLIIDFVKNFYNERQFQSVEESLEETSKALKEKFSSLTSLKMEILKTEILPNAVVGAKINTIF
- a CDS encoding chemotaxis protein CheX, with translation MRKVIDEATSYLCKDTLGLDLEFGKSLGKGFYGASIPVYKGKSEYYFYLFFKKDTLKIFMNAFFGHEDVDGGDLDDLCKEIANQIIGKAKNLLNEKEPNTYKLGTPEFLGEVENFGIKLKEKFVYKIKNRTFQIGYDIQ
- the plsY gene encoding glycerol-3-phosphate 1-O-acyltransferase PlsY, encoding MQNLILYAISYLLGSIPSGLILAKIFGHVDIKNEGSKSIGATNVLRVLKQKDPKLAKKLAILTIVCDVLKGVLPLIVASYLGASQSVLWTMAVLSVAGHCFSIFLGFQGGKGVATGAGVIAFFLPVEIIIALAVWFVVGKFLKISSLASLCALIALIASSFIIHPELDEIYTHAPILIIAFLVVYKHIPNIVRLISGKEKKVV
- the hsrA gene encoding homeostatic response regulator transcription factor HsrA, with the translated sequence MRILIVEDEVTLNKTIAEGLQEFGYQTDSSENFKDAEYYIGIRNYDLVLTDWMLQDGDGIDLINIIKHKSPRTSVVVLSAKDDKESEIKALRAGADDYIKKPFDFDILVARLEARLRFGGTNIIKIDELIINPDEEKITYLGRDIELKGKPFEVLTHLARHSDQIVSKEQLLDAIWEEPELVTPNVIEVAINQIRQKMDKPLNISTIETVRRRGYRFCFPKKA
- a CDS encoding phosphoribosylanthranilate isomerase codes for the protein MALVKICGIKTLDEASAVCALDVDFIGLIFAKSKRRVDLNLARQIAKFAHSKGKKIVGVFAEQSDCEIMEICQFAGLDVAQVHGAMSENLGANLKDMGLEIWQVFSVKDSLPEVDFKHFDMALFDCKGENAGGNGTSFEWEILKEVKFKFGMAGGIGEHNIKEALKFRPYLVDINSKVEDENGIKDAQKIERILKIIGEVENEH